In Nisaea acidiphila, the DNA window GCGGGCGTGCGGAGATGCGGCTCGAAGGGGACGATTTCCAGCTCGACGCGCCCGCTCTCACGGCGATCGCCCCGAATGCGGTGCATGGCTATGCGTTTCAGACCGATGTAGAGGGCTTCGTCCTCAGCGTGTCGGACGCCTATCTGAGGGAACTCCTCGGGGCGACGGGCGACCAGGAGGCAACGGACATTCTCGCCGCGTCCTGCGTGTTATCCCTTGCAGATCTGAAAGATGCCGTGGACGAAATGCGTGCCGCCTGCCAGCGCATCGCAGTCGAAAGCCAGGGCCGGCGCGTCGGAAGACAGGCCCGGCTCGGCGCCGACCTCATGCTCGTCTTCGGACTGCTGGCAGAACTCGGGCCTGACGGGCATGGCGGCAAGGTGGGAGAGTCGAGCGCGGATACGGTGCTATTCGACCGATTCCGGATGCTTGTCGAAAATCGCTACCGCGATCAGCTCTCGATCAGGGATTACGCCTCCGAGCTCGCCACCTCGGAGCGCACGCTGAGACGCACCGTCAAGGCCCGCTCGGGCCAGACCCCTCTCGAAATCCTCCGCCAGCGCATCATTCTGGAAGCGCAGCGCGATCTGCTCTATTCCGCGATGTCGGTTTCGGAAATCGCCTATGGGCTCGGGTTCCAGGATCAGGCTTATTTCTCGCGCTTCTTTGCCGCCGCCACAGGTCAGAGCCCGAGCCGCTTCCGGGAGAACCACAAATCGGGCTGGTCCGGAACCGTCGCCGACTAGGCCTGGCTGCGAACCGCCATTCCCGCGGCGCCTTCCGCGCGCCCTGAGAACTCCGGTACCAACCTGGACAAAAGCGTCAGGACCTGTTCCGCCTCACGCTGCCCGCCGGCCGCCTCGATCTCTTCCAGAGCCCGCGAAATCACGGCGAGATCCGCGGTCCTTGGAGACGCGGTGCGAATGCCGTCGATCGCCGTCGGCCGGAGGGACTCGGCATCGTGGAAGAGCTCTTCGTAGAGCTTCTCTCCGGGACGCGGGCCGGTGAACTCGATCGGAATGTCCTGGTCCGGCATGAAGCCCGAAAGGCGGATCATCTGCCGCGCGAGGTCGACGATCTTCACCGGCTCCCCCATGTCGAGCACGCAGATCGCCCCGTTTTCGCGCGTCGCCGCGTCCAGCCCGGCATCGAAAGCCGCGGCCTGCAGCACCAGCTCCACCGCCTCGCGCACCGTCATGAAATAGCGGGTCATGTCCGGATGGGTGACGGTCACCGGACCGCCGCGGGCGATCTGGCGCCGGAACAGCGGGATGACCGACCCGGTCGAACCGAGCACGTTGCCGAAGCGGACCGTGACGTAACGGGGGCCGCCCTTCTCCGCCTGCTCCCGATCCTTCGCCTGGCAATAGGCTTCCGCTGACCGTTTGGTCGCCCCCATGACGTTGGTCGGGTTCACTGCCTTGTCGGTGGAGATCAGCACCATCGCCTTGACGCCATGCCGCGCCACCGCGTCGGCGACGTTGCGCGTGCCGATCACGTTGGTCAGCACCCCGTCCACCGGGTTGGCTTCCACCAGCGGAACATGCTTCAGGGCCGCCGCGTGAAAAACGATATCGGGAGCGAACTCGGCGAAGCTCGCATTGAGTGCATCGGTATCGCGGACGTCCGTCAACAGCGCGCGGCGCGGCAGGTCCGGGTATCTCTCGGAGATCTCAAGATCGATCTGATAGAGCGGATATTCGCCCATATCCATCAGCGCCAGTTCGGCCGGGCCGAGAGCCGCAATCTGGCGCGAGAGCTCGCCGCCGATCGTCCCGCCCGCACCGGTGACCAGTATCCGCCGGCCGGAGATCAGATTGGCCACGCCCTTGCGGTCGAGCACTTTCTGCGGCCGGCCGAGCAGATCCTCGACGCTGACCTCGCGCACCGTTTCGGCCCGGTGCTCGGCGCCTTCCAACGATGCCATGCGCGGCATCCGCCCGACCGCCAGACCGAGATCGTTCGCCTTGTCGAGCAGTTCGCGCACCACCGCGCCATCTATGGATTGCCGCGTGATCACCAGGCGCTGCGGCGCCGTGTCCTTGCGCCGGAGCTCCGCGACGACCGCGTCCAGTTCGTTCAGCGTTCCCAGAACCGGCACACCGCGGATTGCGCGGCCGACCCGGCCGCCCCGGTCGTCGACGATGCCGACGACACGATATGGCGCGTCGCGCTCCCGCCCCATCTCCCGGATAAAGGCATCG includes these proteins:
- a CDS encoding helix-turn-helix domain-containing protein → MNVIPSFTLYADGKTNVAPQFVHIETIPLRSKKNDWIIRPHRHPELFQMLLLTRGRAEMRLEGDDFQLDAPALTAIAPNAVHGYAFQTDVEGFVLSVSDAYLRELLGATGDQEATDILAASCVLSLADLKDAVDEMRAACQRIAVESQGRRVGRQARLGADLMLVFGLLAELGPDGHGGKVGESSADTVLFDRFRMLVENRYRDQLSIRDYASELATSERTLRRTVKARSGQTPLEILRQRIILEAQRDLLYSAMSVSEIAYGLGFQDQAYFSRFFAAATGQSPSRFRENHKSGWSGTVAD
- a CDS encoding polysaccharide biosynthesis protein, with protein sequence MFGSKRSLLTYLHDVGMAALSFLISLTLRLGQDILIWPREVVVFGLAAFTGVSALVFLSMRLDRTVWRYASMSDLSRIVRAVVLCITLFLAVQFLATRLDDFPRSFLVIEFFVLTLLLAGPRFAYRLVKDGAFSSLFERNAASRVPVLLIGAGDGTDAFIREMGRERDAPYRVVGIVDDRGGRVGRAIRGVPVLGTLNELDAVVAELRRKDTAPQRLVITRQSIDGAVVRELLDKANDLGLAVGRMPRMASLEGAEHRAETVREVSVEDLLGRPQKVLDRKGVANLISGRRILVTGAGGTIGGELSRQIAALGPAELALMDMGEYPLYQIDLEISERYPDLPRRALLTDVRDTDALNASFAEFAPDIVFHAAALKHVPLVEANPVDGVLTNVIGTRNVADAVARHGVKAMVLISTDKAVNPTNVMGATKRSAEAYCQAKDREQAEKGGPRYVTVRFGNVLGSTGSVIPLFRRQIARGGPVTVTHPDMTRYFMTVREAVELVLQAAAFDAGLDAATRENGAICVLDMGEPVKIVDLARQMIRLSGFMPDQDIPIEFTGPRPGEKLYEELFHDAESLRPTAIDGIRTASPRTADLAVISRALEEIEAAGGQREAEQVLTLLSRLVPEFSGRAEGAAGMAVRSQA